From the genome of Candidatus Competibacteraceae bacterium:
CTGAAGAGCAACATGCCGCCGGCCAGCACATGCGCCTCGGCATATTCCAGCGCTTCGACGTGATCGTAGATTTGTACCGATACCACCCGGGTCTTTTCCGGAATGTTGCCACCGATCATCAGCACCACGCCGAATTCCCCGACCGTGTGGGCAAAACCAAGGATCGAAGCGGTGATGAAACCCGGTTTGGCCAGCGGCAACACCACGGTGAAAAACGCATCCCACGGACTGGCGCGCAGGGTGGCCGCCACTTCCAGCGGCCGAGCGCCGATCGCCTCAAACGCCTGCTGCAAGGGCTGAACCACAAACGGCATGGAATAGAGCACCGAGGCCACCACCAGCCCGGCGAAGGTAAAGGGCAGCACGCCCCATCCCAGGGACTGGGTCAGTTGACCGACCGGGCCATGCGGCCCCAAGACAATGAGCAGGTAGAAACCCAGTACCGTGGGCGGCAGTACCAGCGGCAGCGCCACGACCGCGCCGATGACGCCTTTCCATTTTGAACGGGTGCGGGCCAGCCACCAGGCGATGGGAGTCCCCACGATCAGCAGAATCACCGTGGTGATCGTGGCCAGCTTGAGGGTCAACCAGACCGCGGCAAAATTAGCATCGCTCAGCACCCGCGGGTTTCCTCAGAGATCGTAACCGTGGGACCGGATGATGGCTTTGGCCTTTTCGCTCTTAAGGTACTCGACCAGCGCCAAGGCCGCCGGCTGGTCCTTGCCCTTGGCGAGAATCGCCGCATCCTGCCGAATCGCTTCATGCAGGTCGGCGGGGACGATCCAGGTGGAACCACCGCTCAACTGACCGTCGATCATGACCTGCGACAGCGCAATAAAACCCAATTCCGCATTGCCGGTAACAACGAATTGATAAGTTTGCGAGACGTTTTCGCCAGTCACGAACTTCGACTGGAGGGCATCGAGCAGCCCGAGTTTCATCAGGGTGGCCACCGCCGCCGCGCCGTAAGGAGCGGTCTTGGGATTGGTCATGGCCAGATGCTTGAATGGGCCTTTTTTCAACACCCCGCCCTGATTATCCACAAAACCCGGCTGAGCGGACCACAGCACCAGCGTACCGATGGCGTAGGTGAAACGGCTGCCGGGCACGGTATCGCCTTCGGCTTCCAGCTTGGCCGGGGTTGTGTCATCGGCGGCGAGAAAAACCTGGAACGGCGCGCCGTTCTTGATTTGCGCGTAGAGCTTACCGGTCGCGCCAAAAGCAAGCAGGGCTTTATGTCCGGTGTCCTTCTCGAATTCGGCGGCGATTTTCCGCATCGGCGCGGTGAAATTGGCGGCGACCGCCACCTGAAGCTCGCCGGCCTGGGCCGTCAAGCTGGAAACGGCGAGCACCAGGCCCGCCAGCAGAGGGATAAAACGCAATGTCATGAGCGAGCGTCTCCGAGTGAGCGCCGCCATATAATACCGTTTCCCGATCGGTTTTGTTCTTTTCGGAGGCCAAAAACCACCCTGTTCGTCCTGCCCGTCCTCGCGAACGCGGGGAACGCGGATCTCCCGTTTTTCGGCGGCGGCCTGGATTCCCGCATTCGCGGGAATGACGAACACCTATTCAGAATGGGTATAACGATAGTGGAATGAAATTATCAATCATGAAGAGCGAGGCACGATGCCATTGGCGATCCTGGCCCGATCAACGGTGGGAAAAGCCAGGGAATCTTGAATAGAATGATGCCCGGGCGCCATATCGGATTAACCGGGTTTCGCTCTTTCATGAATCATGCGGCTTAGACGTCCGTCCACTGGAATATTCCCCATGACCGCACCCCCTTCCTCCCCCTCCGCCCGCTGGCAATTCTGGATCGACCGGGGCGGTACCTTTACCGACGTGGTCGCGCGGCGTCCCGATGGCCGGCTGGTGGCGCACAAACTGTTATCGGACAATCCCGAGCATTATCCCGATGCCGCCTTGCGGGGCATCCGCGATTTACTGGGCGTTCCGCCGGATCAACCGATCCCCGCCGAACGGATCGCGGCGGTGAAAATGGGCACCACCGTCGCCACCAACGCGCTGTTGGAACGCAAGGGCGACCGCACCCTGCTGCTGATCACCCGGGGTTTCCGCGACGCCTTGCGCATCGCCTATCAAAACCGGCCGAAACTGTTCGCCCGCCAAATCGTGCTGCCGGAGCTGCTGTACGAGCGGGTCGCCGAAGTGCGCGAGCGGGTGTCGGCCCAGGGGGAAGTGCTCGCCCCGTTCGATCCCGACAGCGCCCGCCGCCCACTGGAGGATGCCTGGCGCGCCGGCATCCGCGCCGTCGCCATCGTGTTCCTGCACGGCTATCGCTTCCCGGAGCACGAGCGGCTGGCGGCGGCGCTGGCCCGGCGCATCGGTTTCACCCAGATTTCGGTGTCGCACGAGGTCAGCCCGCTGATGAAGCTGGTCGGGCGCGGCGACACCACGGTGGCGGACGCCTATCTGTCGCCGATCCTGCGCCGCTACATCGACCGGGTCGCCAGCGAACTGAGCGGTGTGCGCCTGCTGTTCATGCAATCCCACGGCGGCCTGGCCGACGCCCGCCATTTCCGCGGCAAGGACAGTATCCTGTCCGGTCCGGCCGGCGGCATCGTCGGCGCGGCGCGCACCGCCGCCCGCGCCGGTTTCGAGCGGATCATCACCTTCGACATGGGCGGCACCTCCACCGATGTCGCCCACTACGCCGGCGAGTACGAACGCGCTTTCGAAACCCTGGTGGCCGGGGTACGGCTGCGGGCACCGATGCTGCACATCCACACCGTGGCGGCCGGCGGCGGCTCGATCTGCCGTTTCGACGGTGGCCGCTTGCGGGTGGGGCCGGAATCGGCCGGCGCCAATCCGGGACCGGCCGGCTACCGGCGGGGCGGACCGCTGACCGTGACCGACTGCAACCTGCTGCTGGGACGGATTCAGCCGGCGTTTTTCCCCAAGGTCTTCGGCCCTGACCAGGATCAGCCGCTGGACCGGAACACGGTCGCGCACCGGTTCGCCGCGCTGGCCGCCGAAATCGAAGCCGCCAGCGGCACGCGCTACACCCCGGCGGAACTGGCCGAGGGCTTTCTCAGGATCGCCGTCGAGAACATGGCCAATGCCATCAAGCAGATCTCGACCCAACGCGGCTACGACGTCACCGAATACACCCTGTGCTGCTTTGGCGGCGCCGGTGGCCAGCACGCCTGCGCGGTGGCCGACGCGCTGGGGATGCCGGTCATTTTCATTCATCCGCTGGCCGGGATGCTGTCAGCCTACGGCATGGGTCTGGCCGACGCCCGCCTGCTGAAGGAACGCGCGGTCGAAGCCCCGCTGGCGGCCGATCTGGCGCCGGTACTGGAGCGCACGTTCAGTGAATTGGAACGGGCCGGTCGGACAGCGATGCAGACCCAGGACGTTCCCGCCGAGTCCATTCAAGCCATTCGCTCCACCCGCCTGCGCTACGCCGGCAGCGATACCGCTCTGCTCGTCGCCGCCGGAGATCCGGGCCAATTGGCGACGCGCTTCGCCGACGCCCACCGGCGGCGCTTCGGTTTCACCCTTCCCGACAAGACGCTGATCGTGGAAGCGGCGCAGGTCGAGATCATCGGCGGCGGCTTCGGCGTGGGCATGGGCGAAGCGAACACGCCGAACGCGCCGAACACACCGCGCGACGAACCGCTGGCGCCAGCCGCGACGGTTGCCCTACATCTCATCGGGGCCGAGCAGGCCGCGCCGCTCTACCGGCGCGAGGACCTGCGGCCCGGTGACCGCATCGTCGGCCCGGCGATCCTCGGCGAAGCCGGGGCAACGACTCTGATCGAACCGGGCTGGCAAGCCGAGGTCGGCGGGCACGACGATTTGGTGCTGACCCGCCACCAGCCCCGCCCCCAGCGGGTCGCGGTCGGCACGGCCGTCGATCCGATCATGCTGGAGGTGTTCAACAACCTGTTCATGGCCATCGCCGAACAGATGGGCGTCACCCTGGCCAACACCGCCCATTCGGTCAACATCAAGGAGCGGCTGGATTTTTCCTGCGCGCTGTTCGACCGGGACGGCCAGCTCATCGCCAACGCCCCGCATATTCCGGTGCATCTGGGCTCGATGGGCGAGGCGGTCCAGGCCATCATCAAGGCCCACCACGGTCGCTTCCAGCCCGGCGACGTGTACGCGACCAACGCGCCCTATCAGGGCGGCACCCACCTGCCGGACGTAACGGTTATCACCCCTGTGTTCGACGCCGCCGGACGAGAGGTCCTGTTCTACGTCGCTTCGCGCGGCCATCACGCCGACATCGGTGGCATCACGCCCGGTTCGATGCCGCCGGATAGCGTCAACATCGAACAGGAAGGGGTACTGCTGGACAACGTGCAACTGGTAAGCGGTGACCGGTTTTGCGAACGGGAACTGCTGGAACGGCTCACCGCCGGGCCTTGGCCAGTTCGCAACGTCCGCCAGAATCTGGCTGACCTACAGGCACAGATCGCCGCCAATAAAAAGGGCGTGCGGGAACTGCGGCGGATGGTGGCGCACTTCGGTTCGGACACGGTCCACGCCTACATGCGCCACGTCCAGGACAACGCCGCCGAACAGGTACGGCGGGCCCTGGATCGGCTGAGCGACGGCGCGTTCGCCTGTGAGATGGACAATGGCGCGGTGATTCGGGTCGCCATCCGCCTGGACCGTGCCCGGCGAACCGCTCGTATCGACTTCACCGGCACCTCGCCACAACAACCCAACAATTTCAACGCCCCGCGCGCGGTATGTCTGGCGGCGGTGCTGTACGTGTTCCGCACCCTGGTGGATGATGACATTCCGCTCAACGCCGGCTGCCTGCGGCCGCTGGAGATCGTGATCCCGCCCGGCTGCCTGCTTGATCCCCGCCCGCCGGCGGCGGTGGTGGCGGGCAACGTGGAAACCTCGCAATGCGTGGTGGATGCACTGTATGGGGCGCTGGGGGTGATGGCCGCCGCTCAGGGCACGATGAACAATTTCACTTTCGGCAACGACCAGTATCAGTACTACGAAACGATCTGCGGTGGCGCCGGCGCCGGACCGGGTTTCGACGGTGCCTCGGCGGTGCATACCCACATGACCAACTCCCGGCTGACCGATCCGGAAGTCCTGGAATGGCGGTTCCCGGTACGAGTGGAGAAATTCGCCATCCGCGCGGGCAGCGGCGGCGCGGGCCACTGGCGCGGCGGCGACGGGGTTATCCGCCGCATTCGTTTTCTGGAACCGATGACCGCCGCGATCCTGTCCGGCCACCGCCGGATCGCACCCTACGGCCTGCGCGGCGGCATGCCGGGCCGGGTCGGACGCAATGCGGTGGAACACGCGAATGGGAAGATCGAGGAATTACCCGGCACGGCGCGGGTGGCCGTACAGACCGGAGATGTGTTCGCGATCGAAACACCGGGCGGCGGCGGCTACGGCGCGACCGACCCGGACTGAGGATCGGCTCACCAATATTGCTGGAAATCCGGTCCCCGCTCCGGCAGCTTGCGCGGCGAGCCGTCGTCGTTGACGGCTACATAGACAATGACCGCCTCGGTCACCTGGTCCGCCAGCAGCTGGCCATCGCGAGCACGCTGGACAAACACCTCCACCTTGACGGTGATCGAGGTCGAGCCGACTTTCTGAATCCGGGCGAAACAGCTCACCAGATCGCCGACGAATACCGGCTTGTGAAATTCCATCGAGGTCACCGCCACGGTCGCCACCCGGCCACCGACGTACTCGACCGCCACCACGCTACCGGCAATATCCATTTGCGCCATGATCCAGCCACCGAAGATATTGCCGTTGGGATTGGTATGGGCCGGCATCGCCAAAATGCGGACCGTCGGCTGGCGATCGCGCGGAAAAATGTCCTGCCCTTGCCGTGCGTTTGGGGACATTGGCTCTCCTGATGGAAACGGGAATGGATATGGCGGCCCGCCCTCGGCCGCATTTCGGCTAACCGGGCGTCATATTCATGTCAAGTTCGGCTATGATACCGCACTGCAAACCGACCGCCCCCAACGAGGATCAAGAGTAATGGCGCGAAGCAGAACGGTGGCTGTGTACACCGGTGAAGAACTGGGCCGCTACGGGTTCGAAGACCACCCATTCGGGGAAGACCGCATTCATGCCTTTTGGGATGAGATGCTCATCCGCCACTTCGACTACCAGGTGCGCGTGTTGCCTCCCGCCATGGCCACCGAGGAGCAGATCAA
Proteins encoded in this window:
- a CDS encoding acyl-CoA thioesterase, whose protein sequence is MSPNARQGQDIFPRDRQPTVRILAMPAHTNPNGNIFGGWIMAQMDIAGSVVAVEYVGGRVATVAVTSMEFHKPVFVGDLVSCFARIQKVGSTSITVKVEVFVQRARDGQLLADQVTEAVIVYVAVNDDGSPRKLPERGPDFQQYW
- the modA gene encoding molybdate ABC transporter substrate-binding protein, with amino-acid sequence MTLRFIPLLAGLVLAVSSLTAQAGELQVAVAANFTAPMRKIAAEFEKDTGHKALLAFGATGKLYAQIKNGAPFQVFLAADDTTPAKLEAEGDTVPGSRFTYAIGTLVLWSAQPGFVDNQGGVLKKGPFKHLAMTNPKTAPYGAAAVATLMKLGLLDALQSKFVTGENVSQTYQFVVTGNAELGFIALSQVMIDGQLSGGSTWIVPADLHEAIRQDAAILAKGKDQPAALALVEYLKSEKAKAIIRSHGYDL
- a CDS encoding hydantoinase B/oxoprolinase family protein, which gives rise to MTAPPSSPSARWQFWIDRGGTFTDVVARRPDGRLVAHKLLSDNPEHYPDAALRGIRDLLGVPPDQPIPAERIAAVKMGTTVATNALLERKGDRTLLLITRGFRDALRIAYQNRPKLFARQIVLPELLYERVAEVRERVSAQGEVLAPFDPDSARRPLEDAWRAGIRAVAIVFLHGYRFPEHERLAAALARRIGFTQISVSHEVSPLMKLVGRGDTTVADAYLSPILRRYIDRVASELSGVRLLFMQSHGGLADARHFRGKDSILSGPAGGIVGAARTAARAGFERIITFDMGGTSTDVAHYAGEYERAFETLVAGVRLRAPMLHIHTVAAGGGSICRFDGGRLRVGPESAGANPGPAGYRRGGPLTVTDCNLLLGRIQPAFFPKVFGPDQDQPLDRNTVAHRFAALAAEIEAASGTRYTPAELAEGFLRIAVENMANAIKQISTQRGYDVTEYTLCCFGGAGGQHACAVADALGMPVIFIHPLAGMLSAYGMGLADARLLKERAVEAPLAADLAPVLERTFSELERAGRTAMQTQDVPAESIQAIRSTRLRYAGSDTALLVAAGDPGQLATRFADAHRRRFGFTLPDKTLIVEAAQVEIIGGGFGVGMGEANTPNAPNTPRDEPLAPAATVALHLIGAEQAAPLYRREDLRPGDRIVGPAILGEAGATTLIEPGWQAEVGGHDDLVLTRHQPRPQRVAVGTAVDPIMLEVFNNLFMAIAEQMGVTLANTAHSVNIKERLDFSCALFDRDGQLIANAPHIPVHLGSMGEAVQAIIKAHHGRFQPGDVYATNAPYQGGTHLPDVTVITPVFDAAGREVLFYVASRGHHADIGGITPGSMPPDSVNIEQEGVLLDNVQLVSGDRFCERELLERLTAGPWPVRNVRQNLADLQAQIAANKKGVRELRRMVAHFGSDTVHAYMRHVQDNAAEQVRRALDRLSDGAFACEMDNGAVIRVAIRLDRARRTARIDFTGTSPQQPNNFNAPRAVCLAAVLYVFRTLVDDDIPLNAGCLRPLEIVIPPGCLLDPRPPAAVVAGNVETSQCVVDALYGALGVMAAAQGTMNNFTFGNDQYQYYETICGGAGAGPGFDGASAVHTHMTNSRLTDPEVLEWRFPVRVEKFAIRAGSGGAGHWRGGDGVIRRIRFLEPMTAAILSGHRRIAPYGLRGGMPGRVGRNAVEHANGKIEELPGTARVAVQTGDVFAIETPGGGGYGATDPD
- the modB gene encoding molybdate ABC transporter permease subunit, which translates into the protein MLSDANFAAVWLTLKLATITTVILLIVGTPIAWWLARTRSKWKGVIGAVVALPLVLPPTVLGFYLLIVLGPHGPVGQLTQSLGWGVLPFTFAGLVVASVLYSMPFVVQPLQQAFEAIGARPLEVAATLRASPWDAFFTVVLPLAKPGFITASILGFAHTVGEFGVVLMIGGNIPEKTRVVSVQIYDHVEALEYAEAHVLAGGMLLFSFLVLLVLYSRKGTSAWK